ATCTCACCCAGTTCTGGAAGGAAGTTCCCAAAACCAGGGTCATGGAGCACAGGTAGCTTGTATGTATTTGTGCGTGGTCATTCTTGAGATGGGCATGTCAATATTGTCATATAACTAAGTCACGAGCAAAGGTCGTTGGATAAGATAAGTGCCTTCTTAGGACTCACATAGTTGCTCCAGATATGTTTCTCAACCCCTTCTAACCATTTCCCTCAGCCCGCTTCTGTCAGGCTGATTATCACTTCCTCCCTCGAAGAGGAACCTCATGTCTGGGTTTCCTTCCTGTAGATTGCGCTGTCACGTCCTGGAGAGCAGTAGGCCCTCCCCCAGCTATCAGGCGGACAACCCTATGGAAGCAGGAACCAATGGGCATCAGGACCTTCAAACAATGGTATGCTCTGATTGGAGAAAAAGTCTCACGTGTTTGAATACCTCTTTCGTTTAATTTTTTTCCTCTATTATCCATGCTCTGTTTTTACACAGCTCTACAAGTTCATGCAAACTGCATTGTGATAAGTGCGTCGGCTTGAGCTGGCATGGTGTTTAACATGAATAAACGACcaatcacccccctcctcatctctccccctcatcagcTGATGCGTCTGATGGCCAGTAACTCCCGGTTGGAGCAGAACATGAACGAGTGTCTCTGGGTGCAGAAGGTCCTCGTGGGTCTGGTGCTGATCCTGTGTGCGTTcaacctcctctgcctctacctGCTAGGTACCGGAGGGCAGCCCTCCTGACCTGCCCCAGCGGCTTAGACAGAGACTAGCCTTGTCCTTCTTAGGCAGAAGCAGAGGCAGGTCAGAGGCTAGCCAGCGGATGACTGCTTCTGGACTCACTGATAAAACAAGAGCAGGTAGGTCCTACCTCAAGGGCTGTCTGTTGTCATGCAGAGAAAGGCTTTCTGTGGTAGCAGTGAAATAGGGACGTGCGATAATGCCGCGTTTTCGGTTGCCCAGGGAGATTCGCTCTCATCTCCTTCGGGCATTTGAGAGTTACAGTAGCAGAGACTCCTAATCCTGTGACGTGAAATCGataatgtattttttatgaCTGATCATGGATCTTTAAATTAAAGACTATTTATTACAAAGCTCACATAATGTACTGTAGAAAAATACTAAATTATTTTCTGATTGTAATGTATAATATTTCTTTTGGATACATTATATAACTATATGAACAAGAATAAACTTGCGCCATTGTTTTTATCAAGTTATGTCTATTGTCATGGAGTGTCCTGTCTCAGCTAGAGATCCCTCAGTCTGAGCAAGGCCGCCTCCTCCAGCAATGATCTGACATGGAGGAGCACCTAGAAATGTTTCCCAAAATACATCAGTTGAAGCTGGAAGCACCACCCAGAATCCTGCCAGATAACAATCTCAGACACATTCTGTACAACACTGAAGAAACATCGCTCCTCCTGGTTTGGCATAAATAGTCTTGCTGTGCTTTTGAGATGCTCCAGTCCTGCTGTGTCCTCCTGATGCCAGCCCTGCCCCATGCTCCAGTCTTGCTGTGTCCTCATCCTGATCCCAGCCTCTCCAGTAACAGCCTCATCGGTGCAGAGGTGTCTAATTGAAAACACAGCAGAGTGTGTGACCTCACTAAACCTCTTTCTATGTACTCCAGAGAAGCTACTGAGAGATCTGTGTCTCCGATATCGCCTCTATTTGTTTTAATTACCCGATGCCGGCAAACTAAATATACCCAGGCAATTACTGCTGAGTACGAGGACATGGCAGGAGCAGCTCACCCAGCTCAATGGGATAGCTGGGTATCTATAACAAGATCCAGCTCAGAGCAATCAGCCTATGGGCCACTGCACAGAGGGGGAGCATATTTAGAATATTAGAAAAGCATGGTCTCATGACACATGTACCAACGACAGTTGTCAACATTTTTCGGCTGATGGTGGCATTTAGACGGTGATAGGATAATGATAAAATGACTCACTGCTCACTTAAGGGAGTTTACCGTGTTGGGCTTTGTAAAACCTCTGAGCAGGTTCCGCTAGCCGTTGTTTCCTAACTTCTATTTTTATTCCTCTCATTcacatgtcatgtctccttttcCTTTTAAAGGTTTCCTTTACTCTTACACGCAGTTGAGAAACCTCTTCCCACATCAATGGGCAGTTGTTATAAGTCATTGGATCGTTCTAAGAGAATGTGTGCACTGGGTGTAAAACTCGctttatttgttgtttttttaccgtTGCCGGAAAAATGCTTTTGCTGCTGTTCGGGAAGTAAGTGCAGGTGCATTAGGAGGAGGGCAAGGCTAAAAGCAGTGCCTGACTCCAGACAACGTATGTTAAAGCTTGGGCATCACATTCAGGTGGGCCAAGACCCTAAGTGCTGCCATACCTCAGTACCTGACCAAGTCCAAAGACTCACTTATAGGAAGACCAATCCTGTTAATTATGCAAGATCAAAAAACCCAATAGGCATGTTCTCATTAATGATGCAAGACCACAGCCCAGAGGAAGTTGTTCAATAGAAAGTGTGGCCGAACAACGGTTCACATGACGGTTCTCCCCCACTGACGGTGTCTTCATTCCTGATTTCCCAGATGTCACTAATTACAGGGGTCTGATCAGGTTCTGCTCAGGGAGTCTCAGAAGTCAGGAACTCCTCCACACCATTGATTTAACATTAAATGGAAGTCAATCGAAGCTGAGCTCAATGTGTGGCTGGCCCCGGGTGCTCATGCTACGTTTGAGGGGACAATGATTTACCTCCAGCAGCAAATTGGGAGAGCGGATCGATGGTGAGCTAATGAGTATTGCCGGAGAGGAGAGCCCTTGGATGTGTCTGAGCAACTGTTGCTTTATCACAGCAGAGATAATCTTCATGTTCGCTGCGCAGCACATTGCTGCCTCTCTCGACAAAAGCTCGCTGTTTTATCCAAATAGAAATACCAGGCTTTTACATCTACTTTTCTTGACAGAACCACAGTTTACTTTCTATTGACACTACCCTATAAAGCTCCCTAGGTCTCGCACAAACACAGCCCGTTCAGTCGTGCTTCGCTCCTCTCCTTTGTAGTGTGGCTTGTCCAGTCAAACCCGACGAGGTCAGGGGACAGTGAGCCCTGCAGCAGGCACACTAATAGACATTCAGAAGAGACGGGCAATGGTGACAGGCTGCCATGAGCCATAGACACACTCAGAAAGACACCTCACTAACAGTCACCTTTCATTACCACAGACAAAATTGGAAGAAGTGTGGTAAAAACAAGCAGAACTTTAACTGAAGGAATGACTTTTACTGTAGATGCTGTTATTTAGTTGGTCGTGGTGTAGATTGTGATTCCTCCATAGTTGTCTTATTTAAATTGTAAATACCAGATTTCaatacccccaaaaaagcaTCTGAAATAATTATCTAAACTCTCTTAactttaatgtttcaaaatgtgaaTTTCCTCAGTAACTTTTCTTGGGTTATTACTTTGTGGAAAATTGAAGCCAACACAAACTCAAGGAGAAGGCAATCAATAGATCACTTTAGCTAAATGTATCGGCCCTCACAAGGGCCACACTTCAGTATCTCCAGGTATCCATTTCTCTGGCAGCCTTTGGCTTCGTTTGTCTTGATTACTCTGATTCATGGGGAACCCTGAGGCCCATTTTCATCAGAGTCAGATTGAACTCTGATTTGAAATACTATCGACTAGCTGGATTGTAATCATGCTGTAACCTATTTATTCAGGGGAGAAATATATTTGTCTATTTTCAATAACACAGCTAATGGTATTGTTATCTGACAATgaatgtgggtgtgttggtttgtgaatgtgtgcatgtgtgttgatgtgtactACAGTATTTGATTGATTCATTCTGATGATAGATCATCTCTTGTGTGGTTTGTAATATTcctgtttatttattaattattttattaatttatttattttgagacCATCCATTGATTCATCTTTCCTGAAAATGTATAGTGATAAAATGAATAATTTGTTCATTTAAAAGTTAAGAGAAAACACAGAAGTTAAGAATTAACTCAATATTGTGTTCAAAGTGCAGAGCTGTTCTCCTTACATGGTGCCAGTGCACCACCTATTGACATGACTTTGAAATGGATTGCAACAGAATGGCAAATATTCTATACTGCAGATGTAACCCATGGGTAAGATTGGTACAGACTAAATAGTTTCAACTCTAAAGGTAGGTGAACACCATGTATTTCACAAAGTCTCTTCTTTGCCATGACCTTTGTCATGTTTGTTTACTGATCGTAAACGGCACAACTGGGCACTCCTAGTCAGGCAACACAGTCcgaaacatgcatttgaataacGGCTATAACACCAACTCAACTGACATGATAAAGCTATATCTTTATCGTAAAACAGTATCAAACTACAAAATGACTGATTATTCATGAACAGACCCCAGAGGTAATCCCAGACTATGAGGCATGAGGGAGTGATGTGCTTTCTCCTCTCTGGGTGAGGAGTTTCTCCACCAGACTGTTGGGAGGGGCCAGATCCACAGGGAGCTTGCCCTGGGCGTTCCTGCTGGAGCAGTCTGCTCCGTGATCCAGGAGGACCGAGACCAGGTCAGGACTGGAGCTACGAGCCGCAGCATGCAGGGGAGACTCcccattctcactgctgttcacACTTGCACCTGGCGAAggccaaaaacacaaacacctcaATTATACTCAAAATTATGTGTTCTTTCTCAGTTTAAAAACCGCATCACATTGCTAAACATATTGAGAATATCTAGAATTTTATGAAAATTGCCTTGTTTATGTTTGGTAGATGTGTTTTGGTAGAATGGCATGAGAACTATTTTAATGTTGCTATTCCTTTCATAAATTCTGCCTTGTAATTCTGCGTAAAATAGCTCACGATGCAGTAAATAaggcccttaaccctcgtgctgccttcgggtcacatgacccaaaggttcataacgaaccatcgttgtgtttacccaattttacccaatacaaaaacaaatacaaataattttcttttaaccattccaatgtggggggtctgagacagcccgacagttaaaagaaaatgcttcactttgtttttgtatgaggtaaatttgtcgcaatacgacggtgggtcacaatgactgatgggtcagaatgacccgaagagaacacaagggttaagacagtcACACTAATTCTCTGGCATGATCTCGGTCAACTGAAGAAAATTCAGTTTCATACCCAGCTGAAGCAATCTCCTCACAGTGCTGAGATGCTGATTGGTGCTGGCAGTGTAAAGCGGGGACACTGATTGGTCGACATTGTGATTCACATCTGCACCATGATGAACCAGCGTCTCTATGCACTCCAGGTGACCTGGGCAAACATACTATATCATCAGACTGGGGGGCAAAAAAGCATGGAATCAGCTTTTAAGACCAGATTACAAACATGAGCCTGAGGTTAGGCAACTGGGTATTATAAGAAAAACAAGGTACTGTTTTAGAGGTAATTTCCATCATACAGTTGAAACCTTAATCTGCTTGGAAAGACTAAGGATAGTCTTACATTTGTTAAATATTAGCCgtgtaaatgtatatattttccATCAATAAAAACTTTCCAGAAGGAAACAGAAGAAACAATATCAAAAAATTACCTCATTTAACTTTTTTGGTCAATGCTACATTTTCTCACCCAAATTTATAAAGAAACAAAGGTGCAACAATACTTTGTACCTGGTGCAAACACATGGTAAATCTAAGCCTTCCTCACAAGCCCCTGACATGCCTGTAGAAGGAAACATTGCGAGAGTCTGTCCTGGAGAATGTGGCCTTTGGCTGACCTTTGGCTGCAGCTCTGTGGATGGGCGAGTCTGAGAGGCAAGAGCCCTGGGGCACAGCCCCATGCTGCAGGAGCAGGGTCACACAGGCCACATGGCCCAGGTCACAGGCCTGAGACAGGGCAGTGGTCTGCTCCACAGTGGGTGAGTTCAGCTGGAAAACAACATGGCACTTCAACTCTAATGAGAAGGTTCTCTCTACTCTGTACGCTCCAGCTACTTCTTTTGGGTCAAAGATTATTGAGAAAAAGGAAAAACCTGAACCGTTCAGTCAAGCACTGACAACATTAGTATTGGAAATGACAAATAATTGCCGTCTCACCTACATTATGTATGTCGATGTTGACATGGGTGGTGCACTGTGTACTGGGGAATTAAACAGAGCTTTGCAGTATCCAGTTGTGAGTTTCTTCACACCCCACAGATCTGTCTTTTGACAGAGCTGATCAATTTGTCAGCTTTTCAGAAAGTTTTTTCCTCACATTTTTGGCCAAATCATGTGACTTTCTCAGTATGAGTATTGCTCTCTAAGgattttgataaaaaaaaaagcaaaaagCCAAGTGTCTGTATTTGTGGTTAACCACCAActaatttcacacacacaaaatagaaAATCGGCAATAATTGCCTGTTTTAACAGAATGATTTGTGCTTACTTTGTTCGAGTTTCATGTCCTTGTCAAACATTTATGTCCTCAAAGTTAATTTTAAATGACATGCTCGACTATGCACCCAAATTTCCCTGTCTGATTAATAAAGCGTGATCTTCTCTCATGCTATTTCGAAGTGTTTCTACTTTCAAGAGGTGGCCTCTTTTGTGAACAAAGTAAGTATATAACGCATCATCTTACTGACATTAGCCCCATTGTCTATCAGCATCTTGGCACATGCAGTGTTGCCCTGTAGACATGCTACATGGAGGGGAGAGACTCTGTCCAGGGTGGCCAAGTTCACACATGCTCCCTGTAAGGACCAAAGAATTATGTAAAGAAAAAACCACACAAGATACAGCACCAAAACATCAAAACAACCAGCCTCTCATAATCTTGAATTACATAATGGTTTAATGGTATATTCCCCTCATGCAGTAACTTGCTTGGAAGTTGATCACACAATGTAATGTTGGACATTGAATAACACTAGACAAGTAAAGGCATGCGGTGGTATGATAACAAGTCCAGAGCAGTCCTGTGTGCAACTGTACCTGAGCAATAAGCTTTTGCAGACTTAGAGCATGGCCGTTGTAGGCTGCATCATGAATTGGAGACCAATCAGACTGGATATCTTTCGGGGTGAAATATCATGGTTAATTCTTTCATAGGTACCTAGACTGAATGCTTAAGCTTTCTTTGCGTTGTACCCAACTCCTCTGCTACTCACCACTCATCAATGGGTTTGAAAAGAAAACGACAGCTCCAGTTTGACCTGCATGGCTGTCCCCTAATTTCTGTCTGTGTCCAGTGGGCTGTGCCATTGTATGTAAACTCACAGAGCACCTCAGTTGCACAGATGTTGTAGCACAAACTTTGAAACGCAAGAAGATGACACTGCGATCGACTGAAGTCTCATAACACTGAGCTAACGTCgactgagtttgtgtgtttgttgtttcaGCTTACAGATGTCTTTTATCTTCCTGACAGTGTCTGtcatggaggaagaagaggatgtGCTGGTAGAGCAGGTCTGCAACTTGACACTGTCATCCCAGACTGTTCACACCTAGCACCTCGAGCCAGAGAGGGATCGGGCAAGGAAAGTGTTCACGCCTATCACCTTCTGCCTGagcgagaaaggaggaggatccTGAATTTGAGAGCGAGGAGGGGATTGGGTTTGAGGTTGAGCATGATGGTGTGAGAGTTAGAAAGAGGTGGAGTTGTATCTCATAACACTGAGCTAACGTCgactgagtttgtgtgtttgttgtttcaGCTTACAGATGTCTTTTATCTTCCTGACAGTGTCTGtcatggaggaagaagaggatgtGCTGGTAGAGCAGGTCTGCAACTTGACACTGTCATCCCAGACTGTTCACACCTAGCACCTCGAGCCAGAGAGGGATCGGGCAAGGAAAGTGTTCACGCCTATCACCTTCTGCCTGagcgagaaaggaggaggatccTGAATTTGAGAGCGAGGAGGGGATTGGGTTTGAGGTTGAGCATGATGGTGTGAGAGTTAGAAAGAGGTGGAGTTGTATCTACCTGATATAGACACAACCGACTCTGACATGCAGGAAACATTTAGTATTCATTATTCAAATGGTGGCATAGCTTATTTTTGTGAGGGCCTCCTGAATAAAGGTGTGGGGTCCAACACGAGATATATTTTATAAATATTTTAAACCTTTTGAAACTGTACTTTTAACCTTTCGAAAATATTTGTTCTCAAATTTCTTTAAATGCACCctctgctaactttgactagggaAGTGACAAATGCCTACTTTGGTTACTCATAGTTGTAGTCCCCTCAATATACAGTTAGAATTATTTGATGCTGCAAGTGCTGACATTAGTCCCATTTGTCATTGTTTTGGCAATATGTTAAATGTCTGGACACGCCACTGCACAAGAAATGCTGAGTAGGACTTCATATTAATTCAACGCAAactatataataataaataagaaactTTTTGGAAAATACATTTCCAATGGCAGCATTTGAGCGCACATCACATTAATCTACGAGTCCAATTTGGGTTTGGACTAGCGAGATTGAGGAAATGGGAAATgagccactctcctctctccggtTCCAGGATTTGTTATCCGCCGTCGATCACCTTCTGGAAATAATATTACAATAAAACTTTGAGGGAAGTGACGAGTGGATGAGACGGTGGAGCTGAAATTCCTTGGTGCCATTAGGATTCCGAGGACGGCAACTCGAAACACGTCGTCATCAAAAGAAAAGCGAACTGGAGATGTGCGTCCATACACAGCATAAATAGTACGTCCGATTAATTCCATATCACTTTTAGCATGATATGATTGTCTTTGTACTGCTCGAAGTCCatagcagagaatgtctaatatatccttaaacaggctctgtccATAGTCAGAAAAGTGATGTTGTTGGATAGTTACTATCCACCACCAGATGGCAGTCTCAGAGAAGGGACTATCCAACTGCAACTTCGTTTACGTGTGTTGATGTTACTTAAGGTGTTGATGATCCCATGCAGCAAACTGTCACTCTACAAGACAAGATGATAACAATATTTTTGTAAGATTCTATAAACTCAAAAAACTAACCATACTATTGACTTCGTGACTTGTGATCGTACATTGGTTACTTTAGGCTATCACGGTAAGATAGGCCGTGCATGTTTGCATACTTTGATGAGCCATTAACAGAATAATTAACATATAGGATAGGCCAATATGTCTCTCTGTTTGCTTATTTCATTCCACATATTTTACGCACGTAGAAATAAAGTTCAATTGAaggaacaaaacaaacaaacaaacaaaaagcatTAAAAGGGAAATGAGAGGACACACCCCAAACACCCGATGTAGTAGAGTATTTGACATATTGTTTGCATGTTTCATTAACAGGCCTGTTAGGCTACTGTGGATTTTGAATTCATCCTAGGCCTCTTCAGGTAAACCCTTAGGTTAATTATTTTACTACTACTACAAATTCTATAATTTGGATTGTAGAGGAAAGAATAAAGCTAAATTTACTCCAAGCATTCTTCACAGGAACATTCTTTTTGTCGTCTACGACCAATGTGAGGCCGTTAAACCCTGACTAGAGGGATTAAATGGAAGCACATGATGATTCAACCCGTGATTTTACTGAGCGCATGCCATCgactaaatgaatgaatttctctttcttttcttcccctGACACCGTAGCACACTTCTCCACACAGTCCATGATGGCATCCCCAAGGCTGGAGACTTTCTGCTGCCCAAACCGAGACGCATCCACCGAATTTGTCATTACTTTTCAACCGCTTTTCTTCGGTGCCATATGCATTGGCAGCGCAAGTTTGAGTCTAATTTTTTCAATACTACAGATTTTGCCCAAACGCAAGGGCTACAGACGTCTTGGACAGTACCCTTTGCCGAAACCTGCATCGTCCTCGAGAATATTGTTCATAATCAGCATTTGTGATATTTTGGGATGTGCAGGTAAGGCCTAATATTTCTGTGCTCAAGCAAGGTTTTCTAATTAAATATTGGCGGCCCAAGGAATTCCACGTGCCCTTTAGGCCTATGGGCAGTCACGGATGTAAAAGATAAACGTTTTAAAAGATTGTCCAGAACCTGTACTTGGAATATGTCACACtgaactgggagtcaggtggctgagcggttagggaatcgggctagtaatcagaaggttgctggttcgattccagggcaatgaacttcaccctacttgcctggggggaatgtccctatacttactgtcagagcgtctgctaaatgtaaatgtaaatgaactgAATTTGAAGTCCAAGTATAGGCCtttgacatacacacatttacatagaAATAAGTAGCAGGTTTGATGCTTTTTGGCCACTGCCAAATTAATTCAAGATAATTTATACCAGAATCGACTATTTAATTCTGAAATAAAGTTCCTCTCAGTGATTCATGTCTTCTAGAGACATCATGTTGCCATGTTTTCTGTGAAAAGAATACTGTTATTTTTGTGATGGAAATAATACCCTCCTCTCCATTTGTTGGGATTGATCTCAAACCCATTTAATTCCATGCCTCTATAAAAGACAAGGTAATTGGCAATGGAGATGGTAATACTAGGGAATCGTCAGTTTATCAAGAATAAGAGTCGCATTATCTTGCGTGTTGTACAGTCTTTTACCTACGCATTGTTTTAGCCATATGTGGTTCCTGTTTGTTTCTCAGCACGGTTCATTTTCCACTGCAAGTGAAAGCACTTAAAAACAAGTAAAGCATTCCTTGGCCACAATTTAGATGCAAACACCCAGCACAATGTACGTCACAGGAACTTCCTGAAGGTATTCTCAGTTTTCCAAACCTTAGTGCTCTGCAGCTGGGCCAGTCCATTTGATAGAGGAAGTGGAAAGACCCTTATAAAACATAACCCGGGGCCGATTGTATTTCCATTACTAACATATGCAACTATAACCAAAAGGATTCCATGACAGAATCGAATGAACCAGCTGTATATTCGCAGAACAAGAGGAGAAGCTTTGATAATTGTTATGTGTCCCTACAAGATAGCACTGTTAGCACTAATATTATTTGCTTTTACTTGATTGATGTTGATGCATACAGTGTCACCAGTAAGACTCACAGACACATCGTTCTCAGAGAAGTGTGGAGTGAGACAGTCCCTGCTAAAGCCCTTGTGTTCCTCTTGTGTTTCTCAGGAATCATCGTGAGATCGTCCATCTGGCTGGGCTTGCCAAACCTCGTTAGCGGCATCTCTGTGGCCAACAGCAGTGATGTCTGGCCAGAGGTGTTTTGTGTGGGCAGCGCAGTACGTACAGTTccttaactttctctctcagcaaAGCATTAAAATAACATAATCACAAGCTACTCAAATATAATGCACTGGGGAAATCAAGCCCATAGTATACTTTGTTGGACATAGTTACTTGCATCAAAAGGTTGGTTTAAAGGTATGCATGTTCTGAATAAT
The DNA window shown above is from Osmerus eperlanus chromosome 3, fOsmEpe2.1, whole genome shotgun sequence and carries:
- the LOC134017272 gene encoding ankyrin repeat and SOCS box protein 9-like yields the protein MAQPTGHRQKLGDSHAGQTGAVVFFSNPLMSDIQSDWSPIHDAAYNGHALSLQKLIAQGACVNLATLDRVSPLHVACLQGNTACAKMLIDNGANLNSPTVEQTTALSQACDLGHVACVTLLLQHGAVPQGSCLSDSPIHRAAAKGHLECIETLVHHGADVNHNVDQSVSPLYTASTNQHLSTVRRLLQLGASVNSSENGESPLHAAARSSSPDLVSVLLDHGADCSSRNAQGKLPVDLAPPNSLVEKLLTQRGESTSLPHAS